A genomic stretch from Edaphobacter aggregans includes:
- a CDS encoding glycerophosphodiester phosphodiesterase family protein, whose translation MASIRIYTVFASAMLAFTSSAIAQQATMPTNPYLNLMTAAHDHAKVHGALTPVLSPVDATLLTANPPVDVAQLHKAGFQVVPWTTNDPEKMRALINLRVDGIISDRPDLLRAVVKEEAAAHPDDAAYFATFDISAHRGGRGLRPENTLPSFESGLDQLSTTLETDTGVSTDHVSLIWHDQFYSPQSCRRADGSPYTLESRVYLRDISSTEAQRTFICDKLHTQFPDQKNDLALSPVSVAFAQHEHLISPYVPTYVEQLFRFTAFYVDYYRNGPGKSQPNAAERAANAEKVRFNIETKILPLPNDEPGKPLPTATGEPTTNHTVDPQTFVTTLAGAIARNHMEDRAEIQSFDFRTLILTEEQFPKIPTYYLTASPKMLSTEFVPAALRQTTPANPQRSGAN comes from the coding sequence ATGGCTTCTATTCGAATCTACACTGTCTTCGCCTCCGCGATGTTAGCATTTACCTCCTCAGCAATCGCCCAGCAGGCCACCATGCCCACCAATCCCTACCTCAACCTCATGACCGCCGCCCACGACCACGCCAAAGTCCACGGCGCTCTCACTCCGGTCCTCTCGCCCGTCGACGCTACCCTCCTCACCGCCAATCCTCCCGTCGACGTCGCCCAGCTCCACAAAGCCGGCTTCCAGGTCGTTCCCTGGACCACCAACGACCCTGAAAAGATGCGCGCGCTCATCAACCTCCGCGTCGACGGCATCATCTCCGACCGCCCCGACCTCCTCCGCGCCGTCGTCAAAGAAGAAGCCGCCGCCCACCCCGACGACGCCGCCTACTTCGCCACCTTCGACATCTCCGCGCATCGTGGAGGCCGCGGCCTGCGCCCCGAAAACACCCTACCCTCCTTCGAGTCCGGCCTCGATCAGCTCAGCACCACCCTCGAGACCGACACCGGCGTCTCCACCGACCACGTCTCTCTCATCTGGCACGATCAGTTCTACAGCCCGCAGTCCTGCCGCCGCGCCGACGGCTCCCCCTATACCCTCGAAAGCCGCGTCTACCTCCGCGACATCTCCAGCACCGAAGCCCAGCGCACCTTCATCTGCGATAAGCTCCACACCCAGTTCCCCGACCAGAAGAACGACCTCGCCCTCTCGCCCGTGTCCGTGGCCTTCGCCCAACACGAGCACCTCATCAGCCCCTACGTCCCCACCTACGTCGAGCAGCTCTTCCGCTTCACCGCCTTCTACGTCGACTACTACCGCAACGGCCCCGGCAAATCGCAGCCCAACGCAGCCGAGCGCGCCGCGAACGCCGAAAAGGTCCGCTTCAACATCGAAACCAAAATCCTCCCGCTCCCCAACGACGAACCCGGCAAGCCCTTGCCTACCGCAACCGGCGAGCCCACCACCAACCACACCGTCGACCCGCAAACCTTCGTCACCACCCTAGCCGGAGCCATCGCACGCAACCACATGGAAGACCGCGCCGAAATCCAGAGCTTCGACTTCCGCACCCTCATTCTCACCGAAGAGCAGTTCCCCAAGATCCCCACCTACTACCTCACCGCCAGCCCCAAAATGCTGAGCACGGAGTTTGTCCCCGCCGCCCTCCGCCAGACAACGCCAGCGAATCCGCAACGATCTGGAGCGAATTAA
- a CDS encoding glycoside hydrolase family 27 protein, translated as MKRIFAALLAVSLVAAVDAQEKVLAPTPPMGWNSWDSYGLTVTEAQFRANADVMAAKLKAFGWQYVVVDEGWYLRNPESAGKPETLVYTANAEGQYMPAVNRFPSAANAGFKPLSDAVHAQGLKFGIHIIRGIPKKTVAADTVIAGSAFRASEAADMADVCPWNPDNFGVKDNAAGQAWYDALMKQYAGWGVDYVKVDCIASHPFKGAEIQMIHRAIVKTGRPVVLSLSPGPTALENAALVGENAQLWRISDDVWDRWEKGKEWSQSLKAQFPVIASWQKFVRPGNWPDADMLPLGHLGPVPGDGKERDTRLTKDEQRTMVTLWAIARSPLFLGANLTQMDGWLESLVTNTEVMAMNQRGREQRLVSEDSDLVAWASKGDRGQEYLALFNLGDAEVRVEAPFAKFGLAAEKYAARDVWEKKDLGKVGKVMGVVAPHGVLLLELKK; from the coding sequence ATGAAGCGGATTTTCGCGGCTTTGCTTGCGGTGAGTCTGGTTGCGGCGGTTGATGCGCAGGAGAAGGTGCTGGCGCCGACTCCGCCGATGGGGTGGAATAGCTGGGACTCGTATGGGCTGACGGTGACGGAGGCGCAGTTTCGCGCGAACGCGGATGTGATGGCCGCGAAGCTGAAGGCGTTTGGATGGCAGTATGTGGTGGTGGATGAGGGTTGGTATCTGCGGAATCCGGAGAGTGCGGGGAAGCCGGAGACGCTGGTGTATACCGCAAATGCCGAAGGGCAGTACATGCCAGCGGTGAATCGATTTCCTTCGGCGGCGAATGCTGGGTTCAAGCCGCTGAGTGATGCGGTTCACGCGCAGGGGTTGAAGTTTGGGATTCATATTATTCGGGGGATTCCGAAGAAGACGGTTGCGGCGGATACGGTGATTGCAGGAAGTGCGTTTCGCGCGAGTGAAGCGGCGGATATGGCGGATGTGTGTCCGTGGAATCCGGACAATTTTGGCGTGAAGGATAATGCCGCGGGGCAGGCCTGGTATGACGCTCTGATGAAGCAGTATGCAGGATGGGGCGTGGATTATGTGAAGGTGGATTGCATTGCTTCGCATCCGTTCAAGGGCGCGGAGATTCAGATGATTCATCGGGCGATTGTGAAGACGGGGCGGCCGGTTGTGCTGAGCCTTTCGCCCGGGCCGACGGCTCTGGAGAATGCAGCGCTGGTGGGAGAGAATGCGCAGCTGTGGCGGATCTCGGATGATGTGTGGGACAGGTGGGAGAAGGGCAAGGAGTGGTCGCAGAGTTTGAAGGCGCAGTTTCCGGTGATTGCGAGCTGGCAGAAGTTTGTGCGGCCGGGGAACTGGCCTGATGCGGATATGCTGCCGCTGGGGCATCTGGGACCGGTTCCGGGGGATGGTAAGGAGCGAGATACTCGGCTGACGAAGGATGAGCAGAGGACGATGGTGACGCTTTGGGCGATTGCTCGGTCGCCGCTGTTTCTGGGGGCGAATTTGACGCAGATGGATGGGTGGCTGGAATCGCTGGTGACGAATACTGAGGTCATGGCGATGAATCAGCGGGGGCGTGAGCAGCGTTTGGTGAGTGAGGATAGCGATTTGGTCGCGTGGGCTTCGAAGGGGGATCGCGGGCAGGAGTATCTTGCGCTGTTTAATTTGGGAGATGCGGAGGTGAGGGTGGAAGCTCCGTTTGCGAAGTTTGGGTTAGCTGCGGAGAAGTATGCGGCGCGGGATGTTTGGGAGAAGAAGGATTTGGGGAAGGTTGGGAAGGTGATGGGTGTGGTGGCTCCGCATGGGGTTTTGTTGTTGGAGTTGAAGAAGTAG
- the ruvB gene encoding Holliday junction branch migration DNA helicase RuvB, translated as MDFPKNKTKIDLNRGASAEAERLVSAGKVDDDAAFELKLRPARLQEFIGQTKAKEQLAIALEAAKSRGEALDHVLLFGPPGLGKTTLATIIANELGVGYQQTSGPALQIQGDLTAILTNLREKQVLFLDEIHRLQPVLEEKLYTALEDYKLDIIIGQGPAARTHVMEIRPFTFVAATTRPGLLSSPLRSRFGILLRLEFYTDDELRFVVERSAEVLGVPIDRDGAAEIAMRSRGTPRIANRLLRRVRDYAQVRGQGVIDRPTANAALSLLEVDAHGFDELDRRLLRTIIEKYDGGPVGLNTLAAALAEEQDALEEVYEPFLIQIGFLDRTPRGRVATRLAYEHLGIEMPRKLSLF; from the coding sequence GTGGACTTCCCAAAGAACAAGACGAAGATTGATTTGAACCGCGGTGCGAGCGCCGAGGCGGAGCGGCTGGTCTCGGCTGGCAAGGTGGACGATGATGCGGCGTTTGAGCTGAAGCTACGGCCTGCTCGGCTGCAGGAGTTCATCGGGCAGACGAAGGCCAAGGAGCAGCTGGCGATTGCGCTGGAGGCGGCGAAGTCGCGTGGGGAGGCGCTGGATCATGTGCTGCTGTTTGGGCCTCCGGGGTTGGGGAAGACTACGCTGGCGACGATTATTGCGAATGAGCTGGGCGTGGGGTATCAGCAGACGAGTGGGCCGGCGCTGCAGATTCAGGGCGATCTGACAGCGATTCTGACGAACCTGCGGGAGAAGCAGGTGCTGTTTCTGGATGAGATTCATCGATTGCAGCCGGTGCTTGAGGAGAAGCTGTATACGGCTCTGGAGGACTACAAGCTCGACATCATTATTGGGCAGGGACCGGCGGCGCGGACGCATGTGATGGAGATTCGCCCGTTTACTTTTGTGGCGGCCACGACTCGACCGGGGTTGCTTTCGTCGCCGCTGCGGTCGCGGTTTGGGATTTTGTTGCGGCTGGAGTTTTATACGGACGATGAGCTTCGGTTTGTGGTGGAGCGGTCGGCCGAGGTGTTGGGGGTGCCGATTGATCGCGATGGTGCGGCGGAGATTGCGATGCGGTCGCGGGGGACGCCCAGGATTGCGAATCGGCTGCTAAGGCGCGTGCGGGACTATGCGCAGGTGCGGGGGCAGGGCGTGATTGATCGGCCTACGGCGAATGCGGCGCTGTCGTTGCTGGAGGTGGATGCTCATGGTTTCGATGAGCTGGATCGGCGGCTGCTGCGGACGATTATTGAGAAGTATGATGGCGGGCCGGTGGGGCTAAACACTTTAGCTGCAGCACTTGCGGAGGAGCAGGATGCGTTGGAAGAGGTGTATGAGCCGTTTCTGATTCAGATTGGGTTTCTGGATCGGACTCCGCGGGGGCGCGTTGCTACTCGGCTGGCTTATGAGCATCTGGGGATCGAGATGCCGAGGAAGTTGAGTCTGTTTTAA
- a CDS encoding PadR family transcriptional regulator: MAKNDLQGTLDLLILKSLAQTSSMHGYGIVLHIEKVSGELLRIEEGSLYPALHRMEQNLWIRSTWALTETNRRAKFYSLTPTGRKQLAIAEKSWEQTVKGVQAVMRFA, from the coding sequence ATGGCGAAGAACGACCTCCAGGGAACCCTCGATCTCCTCATCCTCAAGAGCCTCGCGCAAACCAGTTCCATGCACGGCTACGGAATCGTCCTCCACATCGAAAAGGTCTCCGGCGAACTCCTCCGCATCGAAGAAGGCTCTCTCTATCCCGCACTACATCGCATGGAACAAAACCTCTGGATACGTTCCACATGGGCCCTCACCGAGACCAATCGTCGAGCGAAGTTCTACTCCCTCACGCCAACCGGAAGAAAGCAGCTCGCGATAGCAGAAAAAAGTTGGGAACAAACCGTAAAGGGTGTACAGGCAGTAATGCGATTCGCATGA
- a CDS encoding cellulase family glycosylhydrolase, protein MATHTTLYTSGADLYGLDGKKITLRGVNYPLLDDWNFPGKDSLAEIAKTGANAVRIQWYVNYGSPNRPKYSLNDLDSFLLRCATAGMIPILMLSDLTCASDAGLVNSKLIPWWTSASVVKVLQKHAKYIILNLANEVGFYRWADNQKTALASYIAAYKTAVASIRRAGLTVPLMIDAPDCGTSLDAFLTAGPQLITADPNHNLLFSAHAYWAAYDGLLFIPRCIAAKLPIVFGEVANKQDEQVNGTTAYCYYDLDGTHVGPGKTNGFTYQSLLTLLQKDGLSWLVWSWGPDNCAARQLSTNSTFASLSTFGQDIVHNPTYGLIATAHRSKLL, encoded by the coding sequence ATGGCTACTCACACAACCCTCTACACCTCAGGCGCCGATCTCTACGGCCTCGACGGTAAAAAGATTACCCTTCGCGGGGTCAATTATCCTCTCCTCGACGACTGGAACTTCCCCGGCAAAGATTCTCTTGCTGAAATCGCGAAGACCGGAGCCAACGCCGTCCGCATCCAGTGGTACGTAAACTACGGCAGCCCCAATCGGCCCAAATACTCCCTCAACGATCTCGACTCCTTCCTGCTCCGCTGCGCCACCGCCGGCATGATCCCCATCCTCATGCTCTCCGACCTCACCTGCGCATCCGACGCCGGTCTCGTCAATTCAAAGCTCATCCCCTGGTGGACCTCCGCCAGCGTCGTCAAAGTCCTCCAAAAGCATGCGAAATATATCATCCTCAACCTCGCCAATGAGGTCGGCTTCTATCGTTGGGCCGATAACCAAAAAACCGCCCTCGCCTCCTACATCGCAGCCTATAAAACCGCTGTCGCCAGCATCCGCCGGGCAGGCCTCACCGTTCCTCTCATGATCGACGCGCCTGACTGCGGAACCTCACTCGATGCCTTCCTCACCGCCGGCCCACAGCTCATCACCGCCGACCCCAATCACAATCTTCTCTTCAGCGCCCATGCCTATTGGGCAGCCTACGACGGCCTCTTGTTCATCCCCAGGTGCATCGCAGCCAAACTGCCCATCGTCTTCGGCGAAGTAGCCAACAAGCAGGACGAGCAGGTCAACGGCACCACCGCCTACTGCTACTACGATCTCGACGGCACCCACGTCGGTCCCGGAAAAACCAACGGCTTCACGTACCAGTCGCTGCTGACCCTCCTGCAGAAAGATGGGTTGAGCTGGCTCGTCTGGTCATGGGGACCGGACAACTGCGCCGCCCGTCAGTTAAGCACCAACAGCACCTTCGCCTCGCTCTCAACCTTCGGCCAAGACATCGTTCACAACCCCACCTACGGCCTCATCGCAACCGCCCACCGCTCCAAACTTCTGTGA
- a CDS encoding SRPBCC family protein gives MANIVEPAVVNKSVRVPVPIEHAFSVFVEQMETWWPAEHHIGEKPFQNIIVEPRKGGRWYERDAEGNDCNWGHILAWEPPHRVTFSWHLGPDWKFNPDLAKASEVHIRFTEEGPSATLVELEHSAIERHGEGYEKLREMLDTPNAWSLTLTEFAKAATREAKA, from the coding sequence ATGGCAAACATCGTCGAACCAGCCGTCGTCAATAAAAGCGTGCGCGTTCCCGTTCCCATCGAACACGCCTTTTCCGTCTTCGTCGAGCAGATGGAGACCTGGTGGCCCGCCGAGCATCACATCGGCGAGAAACCCTTCCAAAACATCATCGTCGAGCCGCGCAAAGGCGGCCGCTGGTACGAGCGCGACGCCGAAGGCAACGACTGCAACTGGGGCCATATCCTCGCCTGGGAGCCGCCGCATCGCGTCACCTTCTCCTGGCACCTCGGCCCCGACTGGAAGTTCAATCCCGACCTCGCCAAAGCCAGCGAAGTCCACATCCGCTTCACCGAAGAAGGCCCTTCCGCCACGCTCGTCGAACTTGAGCACAGCGCAATCGAGCGCCACGGCGAAGGCTACGAAAAACTCCGCGAGATGTTGGACACCCCGAACGCCTGGAGCCTCACCCTTACAGAGTTCGCCAAAGCAGCCACCCGGGAGGCCAAAGCATGA
- a CDS encoding amidohydrolase family protein, whose protein sequence is MKIFAILFVSLFSVSAIVGQTSKQAASRTWIADVTIISPESLDHIEKGSVLIEDGRIVRVERRQGAKAPAGATVISGKGQYLIPGLIDSHVHLASVPGMGDQSGKAEMVKAYYQQLPRSYLYYGYTTVVDLAVFDHQVLKDFSQAPLHPDLYDCGEPLVFANGYPMSFSPPDVRFKLFSNFIYDPKQASSIPSEYKPEDHTPAADVARVKGSGGICVKTFYERGFGRDRNLPVMGADVIAAVRKNATEDGLVLMMHANSLEAQRFAVDGHVDVIAHGMWNWGDLDTKTELPDEIKQLLDRIVEKKIGYQATLQVLEGLRAYFDPEYLKTAAISKVVPGTMLAWFNTPEGKGFKKELVNDDTPDAAMAQAFDNGPLRHGRQVVAYLASKDANFLFGTDTPSAPTYGNLPGLNGYLEMQQLQKAGLSLAQIFKAATISNAREFKLDGQLGTIEPGKTANLVLLKKSPLESVDAYDSIVTVWVHGTPVSRDSLAIETGK, encoded by the coding sequence ATGAAAATATTCGCCATTCTATTTGTGTCGCTTTTCTCGGTGTCTGCGATTGTGGGCCAGACTTCGAAGCAGGCTGCGAGCCGAACGTGGATTGCTGACGTCACGATCATCTCGCCGGAGAGTCTCGATCATATTGAGAAGGGCAGCGTGCTGATTGAGGATGGCCGCATTGTTCGTGTCGAACGAAGACAAGGGGCGAAGGCGCCTGCCGGCGCGACGGTGATTTCGGGCAAAGGACAGTATCTTATTCCGGGCCTGATTGATTCGCATGTCCACCTCGCGTCTGTTCCTGGCATGGGTGATCAGTCGGGCAAGGCGGAGATGGTGAAGGCGTATTACCAGCAACTCCCTCGCTCCTACCTTTACTACGGTTACACCACGGTGGTTGATCTGGCGGTGTTCGATCATCAGGTGTTGAAGGATTTCAGTCAGGCGCCGCTGCATCCGGATTTGTATGACTGTGGCGAGCCTTTGGTTTTTGCGAATGGATATCCGATGTCGTTTTCGCCGCCTGATGTGCGGTTCAAATTGTTTTCGAACTTTATCTACGATCCGAAGCAGGCTTCTAGTATTCCGTCCGAATATAAGCCGGAGGATCACACTCCTGCGGCGGACGTAGCTCGGGTCAAGGGTTCCGGTGGGATTTGCGTTAAGACTTTTTACGAGCGCGGCTTTGGGCGGGACAGGAACCTGCCCGTGATGGGCGCTGATGTCATTGCAGCCGTTCGCAAGAATGCGACTGAGGACGGGCTTGTGCTGATGATGCATGCCAACTCGCTTGAGGCTCAGAGATTTGCTGTCGACGGCCATGTCGACGTGATTGCGCATGGAATGTGGAATTGGGGAGATCTCGACACAAAGACGGAGCTGCCGGATGAGATCAAACAGCTGCTCGATCGGATCGTGGAAAAGAAGATTGGGTATCAGGCCACGTTGCAGGTGCTGGAGGGTCTGCGCGCGTATTTTGACCCGGAATATCTGAAGACGGCTGCTATCTCCAAGGTTGTGCCTGGCACGATGCTGGCGTGGTTCAATACTCCCGAAGGTAAGGGGTTCAAGAAAGAGTTAGTGAACGACGACACACCGGACGCTGCCATGGCCCAGGCGTTTGACAACGGTCCGCTTCGGCACGGGCGTCAGGTGGTTGCTTATCTGGCCAGTAAAGATGCCAACTTTCTGTTTGGCACGGACACTCCGTCGGCTCCGACGTATGGAAATCTTCCGGGGTTGAATGGCTATCTTGAGATGCAGCAACTGCAAAAGGCTGGATTGTCGTTGGCACAGATCTTCAAGGCGGCCACGATCAGCAATGCGCGGGAGTTCAAGCTCGATGGGCAACTCGGAACGATTGAGCCGGGAAAGACTGCGAATCTTGTTCTGCTGAAGAAGTCTCCGCTGGAGAGCGTGGATGCGTACGACAGCATCGTCACGGTCTGGGTTCACGGAACGCCGGTCTCGCGCGATAGTCTGGCGATCGAGACCGGCAAGTAG
- the murQ gene encoding N-acetylmuramic acid 6-phosphate etherase: MDLATLPTEARNPASEHIDQLPTLDMLRIINEADATVAAAVATELPNIAKAVDAIAARLEHGGRLFYMGAGTSGRLGVLDASECPPTFSVPPTLVRGIIAGGDSALRTSSERSEDSPEQGSRDLIAADFTKQDTLVGIAASGRTPYVLGALAHARSIGAFTISLTCVPNSQMAAVSDIAIAPVTGPEVLTGSTRLKAGTATKLVLNMLSTGIMIKAGAVYSNLMVNVQPTNAKLVDRAQRIIAAATGVDQPTAAHLLEQAGSVKTAIVMQKLSLSRSAAEAKLLAAHGRLAAVLAATEATSS; encoded by the coding sequence ATGGATCTCGCCACGCTCCCCACCGAAGCCCGCAACCCCGCCTCCGAGCACATCGACCAACTTCCCACCCTCGACATGCTCCGCATCATCAACGAAGCCGACGCCACCGTCGCCGCCGCCGTAGCCACCGAACTCCCCAACATCGCCAAAGCCGTCGACGCCATCGCAGCCCGCCTCGAACACGGAGGCCGCCTCTTCTACATGGGAGCCGGCACCAGCGGACGGCTCGGCGTGCTCGACGCCTCCGAGTGCCCACCCACCTTCTCCGTCCCGCCCACACTCGTGCGGGGCATCATCGCCGGCGGAGACTCCGCTCTCCGCACCTCCAGCGAGCGCTCCGAAGACTCGCCCGAACAAGGAAGCCGCGACCTCATCGCCGCCGACTTCACCAAACAGGACACCCTCGTCGGCATCGCCGCCAGCGGACGCACCCCCTACGTCCTCGGCGCACTCGCCCACGCCCGCTCCATCGGCGCCTTCACCATCTCCCTCACCTGCGTCCCCAACTCCCAGATGGCCGCCGTCTCCGACATCGCCATCGCCCCCGTCACGGGCCCCGAAGTCCTCACCGGCAGCACGCGCCTCAAAGCCGGTACCGCCACCAAGCTCGTCCTCAACATGCTGAGCACCGGCATCATGATCAAAGCCGGAGCCGTCTACAGCAACCTTATGGTCAACGTACAGCCCACCAACGCCAAACTAGTCGACCGCGCCCAGCGCATCATCGCCGCAGCCACGGGAGTCGACCAACCCACTGCCGCACACCTGCTCGAACAAGCCGGCTCCGTCAAAACCGCCATCGTCATGCAGAAGCTCTCGCTCAGCCGTTCAGCCGCCGAAGCCAAACTTCTCGCCGCCCACGGAAGACTGGCCGCAGTTCTCGCAGCTACCGAAGCCACCTCGTCTTAG
- a CDS encoding DUF4265 domain-containing protein has translation MKIVVDLPDAEDGVGGEGLWAVNVGEDLYEVHNSPWHTLEINYMDIVKAVPPDEDKKPQFVEVVKRGGHRSIHVVFLEKGLPQKDDVLSHINKLGATYEGSGKTLFAIDLEPDVNFNAVADSLHECCDKDWLDIRYAPQPQPKGTGE, from the coding sequence GTGAAGATCGTCGTTGACCTACCGGATGCCGAAGACGGTGTCGGTGGAGAAGGCCTGTGGGCGGTCAATGTTGGCGAGGATTTATACGAGGTTCACAATTCACCATGGCACACACTCGAAATCAATTACATGGATATTGTGAAAGCTGTCCCGCCCGATGAGGATAAGAAGCCGCAATTTGTAGAAGTTGTTAAACGAGGCGGCCATCGCTCAATTCACGTGGTGTTCCTTGAGAAAGGATTGCCGCAAAAAGACGACGTGCTCAGCCACATCAATAAGCTTGGGGCTACCTATGAGGGTTCTGGCAAGACATTATTTGCGATTGATTTAGAGCCAGACGTGAACTTCAACGCTGTTGCTGACTCTCTGCATGAGTGCTGCGATAAAGATTGGCTGGATATTCGGTATGCTCCTCAGCCGCAGCCGAAGGGAACGGGCGAGTAA
- a CDS encoding quinone oxidoreductase family protein yields MKALVFDSFGDADVLRYREIDEPVLGVGQALIRMKAIGLNFADIYRRRGNYHLVGDPPYVLGYEGAGVVVAINADDTRYKVGDRVAFADSPHANAEYVAVPLDHLIRLPDDISFESASAVLLQGLTAQYLLRDSHRLVKGESVLVHAAAGGVGLYLTQLAKSEGAFVVGLVSTELKRRAVLEAGADLVLLSGSDWVDVGRAATPGGLGFDVVYDSVGITLRDSLRVARMGGHVVFYGMSGGDPAPVDPRLLMDESKSLTGGDLWNVLTSAEERIARSNALFAMISAGKLRVQVAKSFALSDGAEAHRLLESRQVIGKVLLIPG; encoded by the coding sequence ATGAAGGCGCTTGTCTTTGACTCGTTTGGGGACGCCGACGTTCTGCGGTATCGGGAGATCGATGAGCCTGTGTTGGGTGTGGGGCAGGCGCTGATTCGCATGAAGGCTATTGGGTTGAACTTTGCTGATATCTATCGGCGAAGGGGAAACTACCACCTGGTTGGAGATCCGCCTTACGTTCTGGGGTATGAGGGTGCGGGTGTTGTTGTGGCGATCAACGCAGACGACACGCGCTATAAGGTGGGGGACCGTGTGGCTTTTGCGGACTCTCCGCACGCGAACGCGGAGTATGTTGCGGTTCCGCTCGACCATTTGATCCGGCTGCCTGATGACATCTCGTTTGAGTCGGCCTCGGCGGTTCTGCTTCAAGGGCTCACTGCGCAGTATCTTTTGCGCGATAGTCATCGGCTGGTGAAGGGGGAGAGTGTGCTTGTTCATGCGGCGGCGGGGGGAGTGGGTTTGTACCTGACGCAGCTGGCGAAGAGTGAGGGAGCGTTTGTTGTGGGGCTGGTTTCGACGGAGTTGAAGCGTCGGGCGGTTCTCGAGGCGGGGGCTGATTTGGTGCTGCTATCGGGTTCGGATTGGGTTGATGTGGGTCGGGCAGCTACTCCGGGCGGACTGGGCTTTGATGTGGTGTATGACTCGGTGGGGATTACGCTTCGCGATAGTCTTCGTGTTGCTCGGATGGGTGGGCATGTGGTGTTTTATGGGATGTCTGGGGGAGATCCTGCGCCAGTGGATCCGCGCTTGTTGATGGATGAGTCGAAGTCGCTGACCGGAGGCGATCTTTGGAATGTGCTGACGAGTGCGGAGGAGCGAATCGCGAGGTCGAACGCGTTGTTTGCGATGATCTCGGCGGGAAAGCTACGGGTTCAGGTGGCGAAGAGCTTTGCCTTGAGTGACGGTGCGGAGGCGCACCGTCTCCTCGAGAGCAGGCAGGTGATTGGGAAGGTTCTACTCATTCCTGGTTAA
- a CDS encoding LIC_13387 family protein has product MKPVLFLRIASVLTFIHAALHTIGGVFGSPAPGPQQIAVSAMKANTFPVMGFTRSFWDFHMGMGLAASVSLTAEAILFWQLASLAKTNALILRPILITFTVAYLAMSVVTWTYIFPPPSITEILIALCLIGAIVTAKSPVPVAITSH; this is encoded by the coding sequence ATGAAGCCCGTCCTCTTCCTCCGCATCGCATCCGTCCTGACCTTCATCCACGCCGCGCTTCACACCATCGGAGGCGTCTTCGGCTCACCCGCTCCGGGTCCACAACAAATAGCCGTATCGGCCATGAAAGCCAACACATTCCCGGTCATGGGATTCACACGCAGCTTCTGGGACTTCCACATGGGCATGGGCCTCGCCGCCAGCGTCTCTCTGACGGCCGAGGCCATCCTCTTCTGGCAACTCGCTTCATTGGCTAAAACGAACGCCCTCATCCTTCGCCCCATCCTCATCACGTTCACGGTAGCCTATCTCGCCATGTCCGTGGTCACCTGGACCTACATCTTCCCCCCACCATCCATCACGGAGATACTCATCGCCCTCTGCCTCATCGGAGCCATCGTCACCGCGAAGTCACCCGTCCCAGTCGCGATCACCTCTCACTGA
- a CDS encoding ArsR/SmtB family transcription factor, with amino-acid sequence MDTYLQAGLDALGDATRMAIFQKLANGPMAVHELAETSPVSRPAVSQHLRVLKDAGLVTDRKTGTRRLYQLDPEGVARLRAHFDQVWDKAMSAFQAAASQKISPQKGKEKHGKHRRTSRRQ; translated from the coding sequence GTGGACACTTACCTACAAGCCGGCCTCGACGCCCTTGGCGATGCCACCCGCATGGCCATCTTTCAGAAACTCGCCAACGGGCCCATGGCCGTTCACGAGCTCGCAGAGACCTCTCCCGTCAGCCGCCCGGCCGTCTCGCAGCACCTCCGCGTGCTCAAAGACGCAGGCCTCGTCACCGACAGGAAGACCGGAACCCGCCGCCTCTACCAGTTAGATCCCGAAGGAGTCGCTCGCCTCCGTGCGCACTTCGACCAGGTCTGGGACAAGGCCATGAGCGCGTTCCAAGCCGCCGCCTCTCAAAAAATCTCACCGCAGAAAGGGAAAGAAAAGCATGGCAAACATCGTCGAACCAGCCGTCGTCAATAA